Proteins encoded together in one Diabrotica undecimpunctata isolate CICGRU chromosome 3, icDiaUnde3, whole genome shotgun sequence window:
- the Hao gene encoding 2-Hydroxyacid oxidase 1: MSDLVSVLEFEEHAFKVLPRNALDYYRSGAGKQETLADNRRAFFRYKLRPRCLRNVENIDLSTVILGEKISMPIGIAPTAMQRMAHPLGECANARAAQALGIIYTLSTLSTSSIEEVAEAAPHAVKWYQLYIYRDRNVTKNLVLRAERAGYKALVLTVDAPVFGLRLADLKNKFTLPPHLRLANFQGQTSEMSQELEKGSGLNNYVTDLFDATISWDDIKWLKSITKLPIVLKGILTAEDALLAVQAGVSAVQVSNHGARQIDGTPASIEALPEIVKAVGDKIEVYVDGGVTDGIDVLKAVALGAKMAFIGRPALWGLAHSGQQGVEKVLNILKNELKTAIGISGYSKISDVPRNLVVHESYYAKL, translated from the exons ATGTCAGATTTGGTCAGTGTTTTGGAATTTGAGGAGCACGCTTTTAAAGTTCTTCCCAGAAATGCTTTGGATTATTATAGAAGTGGAGCTGGAAAACAGGAGACATTGGCGGACAACAGGAGAGCTTTTTTCAG ATATAAACTAAGACCAAGATGTTTAAGAAACGTAGAAAACATAGACTTGTCCACTGTCATCCTTGGAGAAAAGATTTCCATGCCCATTGGAATTGCTCCGACTGCTATGCAAAGGATGGCACATCCACTCGGAGAATGTGCCAATGCCAGAG cTGCTCAAGCTTTGGGGATAATCTATACCCTTAGCACTCTTTCAACAAGCAGCATTGAAGAAGTGGCTGAAGCTGCACCCCATGCTGTGAAATGGTATCAATTATACATCTATAGAGACAG AAATGTTACAAAAAACTTGGTCCTAAGAGCAGAAAGAGCTGGTTATAAGGCATTGGTATTAACTGTCGACGCTCCTGTTTTTGGTCTACGTTTAGCAGATTTGAAGAACAAATTTACTCTACCCCCACATTTAAG aTTGGCGAATTTCCAAGGACAAACATCTGAAATGAGCCAGGAACTAGAAAAAGGATCAGGTCTTAACAATTACGTAACGGATCTCTTCGACGCAACTATCAGCTGGGACGATATTAAGTGGTTGAAGAGCATTACTAAACTCCCAATTGTTCTTAAAGGAATATTGACAGCTGAAGACGCTTTACTTGCTGTTCAAGCTGGAGTGTCTGCTGTTCAAGTATCTAACCATGGTGCTAGGCAAATAGACGGAACACCTGCTTCG ATAGAAGCTCTACCAGAAATCGTCAAAGCAGTGGGAGACAAAATAGAAGTATATGTTGACGGAGGAGTAACAGACGGCATTGATGTACTTAAAGCAGTGGCTTTGGGAGCTAAAATGGCTTTTATAGGACGTCCAGCTTTGTGGGGCCTTGCTCATAGTGGACAACAAGGAGTTGAGAAAGTTCTCAATATTCTTAAAAACGAACTTAAAACTGCTATAGGAATCTCAG GTTATTCAAAAATAAGTGACGTGCCCAGGAATTTGGTTGTACACGAGAGTTATTACGCAAAACTATAA